From Pseudoalteromonas rubra, one genomic window encodes:
- a CDS encoding sensor histidine kinase: MPKSASYESQLCYLYLASAVPLLFLLIITMLLTDISVWLVALCALLGVIVLTWSTLYIKQKVVYQLRTQTNLVEALAQGDYTLRAHTGAHENELTPLFNAINRLAERLSTQRWQSAESQQLVQTVLEHIDVAILAIDDQQTIALSNPAAQALFALDDTHTKQALPKALAAVSQLASGHSQVIELPVALQTKRYNVHAEKYLSEGKAYKLLFITDVHSLLRSEERHAWQRLIRVMSHEINNSLSPITSISQTLVKIVNKRCEPAIQAPLTENLNFIQHRASELSKFIESYNQLARLPEPERKTCSLHALIANCQKLFPQCEFNLLNAHDLSLCVDPVQFEQLFINLFKNACDAAEQANVNCQIEIDWQLINQQVRITICDNGTGIKNTDNLFVPFYSTKQQGSGIGLVLCQQIIEAHQGRLSLHNRQTQPGCCAVLALGYS; encoded by the coding sequence ATGCCTAAGTCAGCGTCATACGAATCTCAGCTCTGCTATTTGTATCTTGCCAGTGCGGTACCTTTGCTCTTTTTACTCATTATCACTATGTTGCTCACCGACATATCGGTGTGGCTGGTGGCGCTGTGCGCATTGCTGGGCGTGATAGTGCTGACCTGGAGTACCTTGTATATCAAACAAAAAGTGGTGTACCAGCTGCGCACCCAAACCAATTTGGTAGAGGCCCTCGCGCAAGGTGACTACACACTCAGAGCACACACAGGCGCCCATGAAAATGAACTAACGCCTCTGTTTAATGCCATCAATCGGCTTGCCGAACGTTTAAGTACACAGCGCTGGCAATCAGCGGAATCTCAACAGCTGGTGCAAACCGTACTTGAGCATATCGATGTGGCGATTTTAGCCATTGACGACCAGCAGACCATTGCGCTGTCTAACCCTGCTGCACAAGCTCTGTTCGCACTGGATGACACTCATACAAAACAGGCCCTCCCTAAGGCACTGGCCGCAGTCAGCCAACTGGCGTCCGGGCATAGCCAGGTAATTGAGCTGCCCGTGGCACTGCAAACCAAGCGCTACAATGTGCATGCAGAAAAATACCTAAGTGAAGGCAAAGCTTATAAACTGCTGTTTATTACCGATGTGCACTCTTTATTGCGTAGCGAAGAGCGCCACGCCTGGCAAAGGCTGATCAGAGTAATGAGCCATGAGATAAACAACTCACTCTCTCCGATCACCTCTATTTCGCAAACCTTAGTAAAAATTGTCAACAAACGCTGTGAGCCGGCCATTCAGGCACCACTCACCGAGAACTTAAACTTTATTCAGCATCGCGCCAGCGAGCTCAGTAAGTTCATCGAAAGCTATAATCAACTGGCCCGACTGCCAGAGCCAGAGCGCAAAACCTGCTCACTACACGCGCTTATCGCTAATTGCCAGAAGCTCTTTCCACAGTGTGAATTCAATCTGCTCAATGCACATGACCTGTCGCTCTGCGTCGACCCGGTACAATTTGAGCAGCTGTTTATCAACCTGTTTAAGAATGCCTGCGATGCCGCAGAGCAAGCCAATGTCAACTGCCAGATAGAGATTGACTGGCAGCTTATCAATCAGCAAGTGCGCATTACCATTTGCGACAATGGCACTGGCATAAAAAACACCGACAACTTATTCGTGCCCTTTTACAGCACCAAGCAACAAGGCTCAGGTATTGGTCTGGTACTTTGCCAGCAGATCATTGAGGCCCATCAGGGACGTTTGTCTTTGCACAATCGCCAGACGCAACCTGGGTGCTGCGCAGTACTGGCGCTGGGGTATTCATAG
- a CDS encoding IS4 family transposase, whose translation MRDITILHDMLRKNCPQIHARRLDSLMLATETLLDSNQLSLTELGRNMKGPVAAKHNIKRMDRLLGNTAMHNDRLAIYRFHARLICGANPMPILLVDWADVREQLRLMTLRASVSIQGRSMIVYERTFTFAQYNSPKSHQLFLDELASILPDKCIPLIVTDAGYRNTWFRQVDKKGWFWLGRVRGKVTYQHQNSEDWHVNQALYPSATPRGRYIGEVKLGRKSPISCHLHLYKAKQKGRTDRRSSKAGRHHTAQKSYRTGSKEPWLLATNLPAELFKPKRVVSLYAKRMQIEESFRDLKSPQYGMGLRHSKSRCPNRLDILLLLSLLATIILWWIGLYAQHSNWQRKFQANTIRDRAVLSTVRLGKEVRRRSDYVMTGKQLRWAIREYVRLIHLLGRPQL comes from the coding sequence AGACTTTGCTCGATAGCAATCAACTCTCACTTACCGAGCTTGGCCGGAATATGAAGGGCCCTGTCGCTGCTAAGCACAATATCAAGCGCATGGACCGGCTGCTTGGCAACACAGCCATGCATAACGACCGACTTGCTATTTACCGCTTCCATGCGCGCCTGATATGTGGCGCTAATCCCATGCCTATTTTGCTGGTCGACTGGGCAGATGTGCGTGAGCAACTGCGGCTGATGACGTTACGTGCTTCCGTCAGCATTCAGGGACGCTCAATGATAGTGTATGAACGTACCTTCACGTTTGCTCAATACAACTCACCTAAGTCCCATCAGCTGTTCCTTGACGAACTTGCCAGCATCCTGCCTGATAAATGTATTCCACTCATCGTGACCGATGCTGGCTATCGAAATACCTGGTTTAGACAGGTCGATAAAAAAGGTTGGTTCTGGCTCGGACGGGTGCGTGGCAAAGTCACTTATCAGCATCAAAACAGTGAAGATTGGCATGTAAATCAGGCTCTTTATCCATCAGCTACTCCCCGTGGTCGTTATATTGGAGAAGTAAAGCTTGGCCGAAAAAGCCCAATTAGCTGCCATCTTCATTTATATAAAGCCAAACAAAAAGGCCGTACTGACAGGCGCTCATCAAAAGCAGGCAGGCATCATACCGCCCAAAAAAGTTATCGAACTGGCAGTAAGGAGCCTTGGCTATTAGCCACTAACCTGCCCGCAGAATTGTTCAAACCCAAACGTGTCGTCTCACTTTACGCCAAACGTATGCAAATCGAAGAAAGCTTTCGAGACCTGAAAAGCCCCCAATACGGGATGGGTCTGCGGCATAGTAAAAGTCGATGCCCCAACCGGCTCGATATATTGTTATTACTCTCTTTGCTGGCGACCATTATTCTCTGGTGGATAGGCCTGTATGCCCAACACTCAAATTGGCAACGAAAGTTCCAGGCAAATACCATCAGAGATCGTGCTGTGCTGTCGACTGTCAGGCTCGGCAAAGAGGTTAGGCGACGAAGCGATTATGTTATGACGGGGAAGCAGCTGCGCTGGGCTATACGTGAATACGTGCGCTTGATACATCTGCTCGGGAGGCCTCAATTATGA
- a CDS encoding sigma-54-dependent transcriptional regulator, whose product MNDPILILDDDEGIRHALSLLLLEEGYASLQASSPDQATQLLKRHTVSLLISDLNFTQDTTSAQEGLALIEQIRADDEHLPIIAITGWGSIEIAVKAMQLGANDFVQKPWENERLLTIIRTQLQLAKAHKRTQKLAVHNQLLQNELGVLSGLIAHSEPIKQVLSTLSQVAKSDVSVLLTGENGTGKSLFARYLHDLSPRKDEQLISVNMGAVSENLFESEMFGHIKGAFTDAKSHRIGRFELADEGSLFLDEIANTPYSQQAKLLRVLEERQFEKVGASKTQSVNIRLITATNANLDDAVHEGSFRKDLLYRINTVQVHIPPLRERQADILPLAQHFLRRSIDKYAAQGRVLTPQAQSALQAYHWPGNVRELAHLMERAHILAPTEQIDVTHLNLPSQQPRQSAVFTEGTEQEPLMTLAELEQKALERRMSHFQGDAVAAAHSLGLSRSTFYRRLNKTGK is encoded by the coding sequence ATGAACGACCCAATTTTAATTCTTGATGACGATGAAGGTATCAGGCATGCATTGAGCCTGCTGTTGCTGGAAGAAGGCTACGCCAGTTTACAAGCCAGTTCGCCAGATCAGGCAACACAACTACTCAAGCGGCATACCGTTAGCTTACTGATCTCGGATTTAAACTTTACTCAGGATACCACCTCCGCCCAGGAAGGGCTGGCATTGATAGAGCAAATTAGAGCGGACGATGAACATTTGCCAATCATTGCCATTACCGGTTGGGGGAGTATTGAGATTGCAGTTAAAGCGATGCAACTGGGTGCCAATGACTTTGTTCAAAAGCCATGGGAAAACGAGCGGTTACTGACGATCATTCGCACCCAGCTACAGCTTGCAAAAGCCCATAAACGCACCCAAAAATTAGCCGTTCACAATCAGCTGCTACAAAATGAGCTGGGTGTTTTATCAGGCCTGATTGCCCATTCCGAGCCCATCAAACAGGTTCTGTCGACTTTGTCTCAGGTGGCCAAAAGCGATGTCAGTGTGCTGCTGACGGGAGAAAATGGCACAGGAAAAAGCCTGTTTGCGCGGTATTTACATGATTTATCGCCCCGAAAAGACGAGCAGCTGATCAGTGTAAATATGGGCGCAGTCAGCGAAAACTTATTCGAAAGCGAGATGTTTGGCCATATAAAAGGCGCTTTTACCGATGCCAAGTCGCACCGCATTGGCCGCTTTGAGCTGGCCGATGAGGGTTCGCTGTTTTTAGATGAAATTGCCAATACCCCCTACTCTCAGCAAGCCAAGCTTCTGCGCGTACTCGAAGAAAGGCAATTTGAAAAAGTCGGTGCCAGTAAAACACAGTCAGTCAATATTCGTTTAATTACCGCCACCAATGCCAACCTGGACGACGCCGTGCACGAAGGTAGTTTTCGAAAAGATCTGCTATATCGCATTAATACCGTGCAGGTACATATTCCACCTTTGCGAGAACGTCAGGCCGATATCCTGCCGCTGGCGCAGCACTTTTTGAGACGCTCAATTGATAAGTACGCGGCACAGGGGCGTGTTTTAACGCCGCAAGCACAAAGTGCCCTGCAAGCATACCACTGGCCCGGCAATGTCAGAGAGCTGGCTCACCTGATGGAGCGAGCACACATTCTGGCGCCCACTGAGCAAATTGATGTGACGCACCTCAATTTACCTTCGCAGCAGCCACGCCAGAGCGCCGTATTCACTGAGGGCACAGAGCAGGAACCACTAATGACCCTTGCAGAGCTAGAGCAAAAAGCCCTGGAACGCCGTATGTCGCACTTTCAGGGGGATGCCGTTGCCGCTGCGCACTCCTTAGGGCTGAGCCGCAGTACCTTTTACCGGCGTTTAAATAAAACAGGTAAATAA